The genomic segment TCTTCTGTAAAAACTTGCTCATATCGGTATATACGTTCCTTTGACACTCTCTGCATCATCATCTTGCATTTCTATCTACTGTTATTTTGCATTATACAACATATAGGCATCACAATGGAGTATTATGTATTTTTCCTCAAAATCAGAAAGCTATTACTCCTAAATTGCAATATTAAATGCAACAACTCATGAAAGTACAGACAAACCGTTAGTCAGGCTATGTTGGCGAGTTCTTCTGAGAAGCACTCTTCAGGTGTTCGATACCCAAGGATTTTTCTAGGCAGACGATTACACCAGCTCTCTGCATAGCGAATTGTATCTGCAGAAACTGAAGTGATGGCTTTCCCCTTCGGGATAAAACGGCGAATTAATCCATTATGACGCTCATTCGTTCCGCGCTCGCATGATGTATAGGGGTGCGCAAAGAAAATCTCTGTATCTTCACTCAAGACGGAAGTGCTAAGTTCGGAGAATTCGGATCCGTTATCAGCGGTAATTGTCTTGAACACCTTGGCGAAGTTAGGGCCGTAGTTCTTGCGTATTTCATTGATAGCAGCACTCACCGCTTCGCTACTCTTGGCACAAATTCTTAAGATGATTTCCTTACGGGTTTTCCGTTCAGTAATAGTCAAAAGCGCCTCGTCCTGGCTCTTCTTTCCGATGACCGTATCGATTTCCCAATGGCCAAATACTTCACGATCCTCGACTTCAATCGGGCGTTCTTCGATACTACGACCAAGAACAAGCTTGTTAACCCGGCTTCTTTTTGTTTTTGTGTTTAGGCGAACTTTCATAGGTAAATCAATGTTTTTGACCGTTATGAGTCTAAGCTCAATATAGTTGTAAAGTGTTTTTGTACAAACGCGTGCCTTATTAAAGAGGTTGTTGCGCTTTGCAAATCCGCAGTCGGCGTCGGGTGACCACTCGTCATTCAATATCTTAGCCTCTGCGAACTTGATGAATTCGATGGTTTCATCAAGCTTGAGTTTGGCACCGTAAGCTTTCCGATTTTCTTCGTATTTTACCTGTGCTGTCTCGGGGAAGTAGGCTTCGTACATGATGCGACCGGTTTTTAGTTGCGTTACGGTACCACGCTTTAATTCACGCCAGATTGTACTACGGTCACAGTCAACCGAGTTTACGATGTCCTGCATGGATTTCCCTTCGCTGTGAAGCGCCGCAATCATGCCTCGTTTATAGGTCGTTAGATGTTTAAAGGTGCGTTTAGATGTGGTAGAATGTGATTGTGCCATAGATAAACCTCCGTAATGATTGTGTTTTAGTCGACCTAATCATACACGGTTTATCTGTGGCTTTTCATGTTTTAAGGTTGTTGCATTTGATTATACAACTAGCCGAAAGCTATTACTTCATTTTTTAAAGATATACTTCAGTATGCAGAGAATTAATATAATCGACTTCCCAAAAAAACATTGGCTGTCGAATACCTAAATAGTGTTTCTCAGAATAGCTCCAGCATGACCTAAGATACGGTTTATGTAATCTTTTCGGTTTTTTCTTTCTAATATTGCATTTCAGCGTTTATATACACGTATTCATCATTGTCGGTTTGACCGAATCCCGTAGGTCTGCTCAGCTTGCTAACTATGCGTTCAAAACCGAGCATAACCTTTAATCAATCAATTAACTAATCATTAAAAATAAACACAAAAAAAGCCACTACCCAACGGGTAACGACTTACTTAGAGAC from the Sporosarcina sp. ANT_H38 genome contains:
- a CDS encoding IS30 family transposase; its protein translation is MAQSHSTTSKRTFKHLTTYKRGMIAALHSEGKSMQDIVNSVDCDRSTIWRELKRGTVTQLKTGRIMYEAYFPETAQVKYEENRKAYGAKLKLDETIEFIKFAEAKILNDEWSPDADCGFAKRNNLFNKARVCTKTLYNYIELRLITVKNIDLPMKVRLNTKTKRSRVNKLVLGRSIEERPIEVEDREVFGHWEIDTVIGKKSQDEALLTITERKTRKEIILRICAKSSEAVSAAINEIRKNYGPNFAKVFKTITADNGSEFSELSTSVLSEDTEIFFAHPYTSCERGTNERHNGLIRRFIPKGKAITSVSADTIRYAESWCNRLPRKILGYRTPEECFSEELANIA